From Cataglyphis hispanica isolate Lineage 1 chromosome 3, ULB_Chis1_1.0, whole genome shotgun sequence, a single genomic window includes:
- the LOC126848110 gene encoding lymphokine-activated killer T-cell-originated protein kinase isoform X2, translating into MLERSPKVGLARSPWAVKKWLKGRNNEVNNGRLRLEADVLRQLNHPNIVGFRAFTTGVDGKPCLAMEALDTSLGDKIEERRDLLEDEPFIAKDILKVGFEVAKGLKYLHYTAYILHGDIKSWNVLVSHDFNVVKLCDFGNALPLTESLEIDTSKGNFSYVGTECWNPPEIVLEDGPVTNAADIWTYGLTLWEMISLSIPHSEELDENESFDYSVTETNNQLDESKFDMDESITFLKEIMPRTNSKYGTRPALPAIDLGKEYEKILEIFFICTTANYKLRPSAKALVNYFEKCVSINNKK; encoded by the exons ATGTTGGAAAGATCGCCAAAAGTAGGCCTTGCACGTTCACCTTGGGCAGTAAAAAAATGGCTAAAGGGAAGGAACAACGAAGTAAACAATGGGCGTCTTCGATTAGAAGCAGATGTTCTGCGACAATTGAATCATCCTAACATTGTCGGTTTCAGAGCCTTTACCACAGGAGTAGACGGAAAACCTTGCTTGGCTATGGAAGCATTGGATACATCACTTg GTGATAAGATAGAGGAAAGACGAGATCTTTTAGAGGATGAACCTTTCATAGCTAAGGATATTCTAAAAGTTGGTTTTGAAGTTGCAAAAGGGTTGAAGTATTTACATTATACAGCATACATATTACATGGAGATATAAAAAGTTGGAATGTTTTGGTATCCCATGATTTCAATGTTGTCAAATTGTGCGATTTTGGGAATGCTTTGCCATTGACAGAATCTTTAGAAATTGATACGTCAAAAGGCAACTTTTCTTATGTTGGAACAGAATGTTGGAATCCTCCTGAAATTGTACTTG AAGATGGACCAGTGACGAATGCTGCTGATATTTGGACATATGGTCTCACTCTTTGGGAAATGATATCTTTATCAATACCTCATAGTGAAGAGCTTGATGAAAATGAATCATTTGACTATTCAGTTACAGAGACAAATAATCAATTGGATGAGTCTAAATTTGACATGGATGAAAGTATTACTTTTCTCAAAGAAATAATGCCACGTACAAACAGTAAATATG GTACACGTCCAGCTTTACCTGCAATTGACTTGGGCAAAGAATATGAGAAgatacttgaaatatttttcatatgtacTACAgccaattataaattaagaccGAGTGCAAAAGCACTTGTAaactattttgaaaaatgcgtgagtattaacaataaaaaataa
- the LOC126848108 gene encoding condensin-2 complex subunit D3-like: MESLRIFHDFKLENLDENWIKSIWDSDFVTYNEVPDDYLEYLESNDVRRLLHKSRLVLKAWIVANECKCKTSEYSWQALMILNINIRSLLAMLGYIMKTGQCAEINKDSGEACLEATSLYLMLLTVPGSNAFGIYHPNLYQRAIKTLKMSESIISSVKKSTKETNILNSNIDDESADCYVMLDSEKLKLVKELNKIICDLIAMLKSFRFKEHTESLDVTICTLLDITRLEMYIKSRNNYGLTSLSQNAFIALQELCSSNHGTVAMTIMLIAQYMLPDLLFHHTNMQSNPIVIMHETVIYFFKGLLEIHKTETTLAVITLIHQLMVKCPERSEGRQKQAAVVIKLLNICNMNIIITVFKDIILFSHNGKISCRLFAQEIIGKLLTEFFLSNDNLNEDMKMKMRRILVAVVSSRCIDQSILVRGKAMATFASFSDCNNDADKMILDSIFEASTSDKPFPMLDELEKALSQNIDPLPGSNTVVAMLLDRVNDERALVQRSALKILRNLSIMFPALTDKMIHVISDHCKDPTLTVRQFAVHVFSDILEQFPHNLSLLDEWTQAVVPQIYDVEAKVQEKVLECLGNVLLNRIMKASTYIPDAANNLPWRVLEKLSNMRMRKHLSKACGLWIKNGVITKSVISNLQSHIGTDNNIGAWILLAALAENMKIPTIDKYIADYKEIIQKNDYHASLVLHVLRHAWSVLDRDCLEDLHQHLYKCICRFEITFNLISICLDILSAVLRYLHAEKSSQLMETNMLELMKLSEAEIQDLRWEENTSLTQEILKIRAICTLGHASLLCTNKISSSTLLTLKQLLLQWDLLPEAAKETKNLQASAVVILCQQALRDREIAKEVTPILGNLMRQETNPGLPIKTAVKINAAKALADICVRFTDLVEPYLPDMCISMKDSNPSVREAIVVIFIQLLLEDFIKMKGPFFFHILTMLSDADDMIRELTIFLVEEKLLAKNKTLILKQFLESIYHYNNYRSHNAFCGHRMSDRERRLLTLPGKMNQDKRNIIYEFMLKHLDASAKLKLIMKLTKNIFGEICDHDSIDITTEEGACVLKDAVLIIGNNCLQLSSFSEKQKDDTLELEEILNASNNKATNVIIAAMKKHNLDNLLPTLIMLKKKLAALKSRLEDDVESLLFKIYSEYDEEQLVGVLNEYPELEKEMNNYQRKLKDKAVSESDNNRSANSSFIINHRNDSELLNLCRRSTPKILLHRLSPSIIMRYKNRSIDSDICLQQLTTPYDDTLVTNSSTHLERFLSIQTPPPEPNFVSSTPISIRNSYPRDSFTPRLHRSSSEREISPEYTSRRKFLKK, from the exons ATGGAATCGTTGCGCATATTTCACGATTTCAAGCTGGAAAATCTCGATGAAAACTGGATCAAGTCGATCTGGGATTCGGACTTCGTGACTTACAACGAAGTACCCGATGATTATCTCGAGTACTTGGAGAGCAATGACGTAAGACGGTTGTTACACAAGTCCCGTCTCGTTCTAAAGGCATGGATCGTCGCCAACGAATGTAAGTGTAAAACCTCTGAATACTCATGGCAAGCTCTGATGATCTTGAATATCAACATACGTAGTTTACTTGCCATGCTTGGTTACATAATGAAGACCGGTCAATGTGCTGAGATTAACAAAGACTCTGGCGAGGCTTGTCTGGAGGCCACAAGTTTGTATCTTATGCTTCTCACAGTACCTGGTAGCAATGCATTTGGAATTTATCATCCCAATTTATACCAGAGAGCAATTAAAACTTTGAAGATGTCAGAAAGCATAATTTCTTCTGTTAAAAAGAGCACCAAAGaaacaaacatattaaattctaatattgaTGACGAATCAGCAGATTGTTATGTTATGTTAGATTCGGAAAAGTTGAAGcttgtaaaagaattaaataagattatttgtgATCTTATTGCGATGTTAAAATCATTTCGCTTCAAGGAGCATACAGAGTCCTTGGATGTTACAATATGcacattattagatattactaGACTGGAGATGTATATTAAGTCTCGCAACAATTATGGTCTGACATCGTTATCTCAGAATGCATTTATAGCTTTGCAAGAACTATGCAGTAGCAATCATGGCACTGTTGCTATGACTATAATGTTAATAGCGCAGTATATGCTGCCTGATCTGTTATTTCATCACACAAACATGCAATCAAACCCTATTGTTATTATGCATGaaacagttatatatttttttaaaggtttGTTGGAAATTCACAAGACAGAAACAACACTGGCAGTTATAACTTTAATACATCAATTGATGGTGAAATGTCCAGAAAGGTCGGAAGGTCGCCAAAAGCAAGCAGCTGttgtaataaaacttttaaatatatgtaacatgaacattataataacagttttcaaagatataatattattttcacacaaTGGTAAAATATCTTGTAGACTATTTGCACAAGAAATCATAGGAAAACTTTTaacggaattttttttatcaaatgacAATTTAAACGAAGATATGAAAATGAAGATGAGAAGAATTTTAGTAGCTGTCGTATCGTCCCGTTGTATAGATCAGTCAATCTTGGTAAGAGGAAAAGCCATGGCCACATTTGCTTCATTTTCCGATTGCAACAATGATGCCGATAAAATGATTCTTGATAGCATATTTGAAGCTTCAACATCGGATAAACCGTTTCCTATGCTCGATGAGTTGGAAAAAGCGTTGTCGCAGAACATTGATCCATTACCAGGATCAAATACTGTTGTTGCAATGTTACTGGACAGAGTTAACGACGAGCGCGCGCTCGTTCAACGAAGCGCTCTGAAGATTCTAAGAAATTTATCCATCATGTTCCCAGCGCTTACAGACAAGATGATACATGTGATAAGCGATCATTGCAAGGATCCCACTTTAACTGTACGTCAATTCGCGGTGCAtgttttttcagatattttagaACAATTCCCTCATAATTTGAGTCTTCTTGACGAATGGACACAGGCTGTTGTACCACAGATATACGATGTCGAAGCTAAAGTACAAGAAAAGGTACTGGAATGTTTGGGAAACGTGTTGTTAAATAGGATAATGAAAGCCTCTACGTACATTCCGGACGCTGCGAATAATCTGCCGTGGAGAGTGTTAGAAAAATTGAGTAATATGAGAATGAGAAAGCATTTGTCGAAAGCTTGCGGCTTGTGGATCAAGAATGGCGTTATTACAAAATCTGTGATATCAAATTTACAATCGCACATCGGTACGGATAACAACATAGGCGCGTGGATACTGTTAGCGGCTTTAGCTGAGAATATGAAGATTCCAactatagataaatatatcgcggattataaagaaataatccaGAAGAACGATTACCACGCGAGTTTGGTTCTGCATGTTTTGAGGCATGCATGGTCCGTTTTAGATCGTGATTGCCTCGAAGATCTCCATCAGCATCTCTACAAATGTATTTGCCGCTTTGAGATCACGTTCAACTTAATCAGCATTTGCCTGGATATCCTGAGTGCTGTACTACGATATTTGCACGCCGAAAAGAGTAGCCAATTGATGGAAACGAATATGCTGGAATTAATGAAACTGTCAGAGGCGGAGATTCAAGATTTAAGATGGGAAGAAAATACAAGTCTTACGCAagaaatacttaaaataaGAGCTATATGTACGTTGGGTCACGCGTCGCTTTTGTGCACCAACAAGATTTCGTCGTCAACTTTACTAACTCTAAAACAATTGTTGCTACAATGGGATTTGTTACCAGAGGCTGCGAAAGAGACGAAGAATCTTCAGGCATCCGCGGTGGTCATTCTTTGTCAGCAAGCGTTGAGAGATCGCGAAATCGCGAAAGAAGTCACGCCGATATTAGGAAATTTAATGCGCCAAGAAACAAATCCGGGTTTGCCGATAAAGACCGCAGTCAAGATAAATGCCGCGAAAGCGTTGGCTGATATTTGTGTGAGATTTACCGACCTAGTAGAGCCGTATTTGCCTGACATGTGCATCAGCATGAAGGATTCGAATCCAAGTGTGAGAGAAGCTATAGTTGTGATATTTATTCAACTGTTGTTGGAGGATTTTATAAAGATGAAGGGAccattcttttttcatatattgacGATGTTATCCGATGCGGATGATATGATACGCGAGCTGACGATCTTCCTAGTGGAAGAAAAacttttagcaaaaaataagactttaattttaaagcagTTCCTTGAGAGTATATATCATTACAACAATTATCGGTCCCATAATGCGTTCTGTGGTCACAGAATGAGCGATCGAGAGAGGAGACTGTTGACGTTACCTGGAAAGATGAATCAAGACAAACGtaacattatttatgaatttatgctGAAACATTTAGATGCATCGGCAAAACTTAAATTGATTATGAAATTAACCAAGAATATATTTGGTGAAATATGTGATCACGATTCTATTGACATTACGACGGAAGAGGGAGCATGTGTCTTGAAGGATGCAGTGCTCATAATCGGTAATAATTGTCTGCAATTATCGTCCTTCAGTGAGAAGCAAAAGGATGATACACTGGAGCTCGAGGAAATTCTTAATGCGTCAAATAATAAAGCGACGAATGTTATTATAGCGGCGATGAAGAAACATAATTTAGACAATTTGTTACCTACGTTAATTATGCTAAAGAAGAAACTTGCCGCTTTAAAGTCTCGCTTGGAAGATGATGTGGAGAGTCTGTTATTCAAGATCTACTCGGAATATGATGAAGAGCAGTTAGTTGGTGTATTAAATGAATATCCTGAattggaaaaagaaatgaataattatcaaCG GAAACTAAAAGACAAAGCCGTTTCAGAGAGCGATAATAATAGGAGCGCtaattcatcatttattataaatcataggAATGATTCGGAATTATTGAATCTATGCAGGCGATCGACACCCAAAATTCTACTCCACCGTCTTTCACCTTCGATAATAATGCGTTACAAGAACAGATCGATAGATTCTGATATTTGCTTGCAGCAACTCACAACACCTTACGACGATACGTTAGTTACAAACTCGTCGACACATCTGGAAAGATTTTTGTCAATACAAACGCCACCTCCAGAGCCAAATTTTGTTTCCAGTACTCCTATATCAATTCGAAATTCATATCCTAGAGATTCTTTCACGCCAAGATTACATAGATCCTCAAGCGAGCGAGAAATATCACCGGAATATACTTCTCggcgtaaatttttaaaaaaatag
- the LOC126848110 gene encoding lymphokine-activated killer T-cell-originated protein kinase isoform X1 translates to MAEFNTPTRVKCKSKTDNSELNTPIKIPASPFLQQIGYGTGVAVYMLERSPKVGLARSPWAVKKWLKGRNNEVNNGRLRLEADVLRQLNHPNIVGFRAFTTGVDGKPCLAMEALDTSLGDKIEERRDLLEDEPFIAKDILKVGFEVAKGLKYLHYTAYILHGDIKSWNVLVSHDFNVVKLCDFGNALPLTESLEIDTSKGNFSYVGTECWNPPEIVLEDGPVTNAADIWTYGLTLWEMISLSIPHSEELDENESFDYSVTETNNQLDESKFDMDESITFLKEIMPRTNSKYGTRPALPAIDLGKEYEKILEIFFICTTANYKLRPSAKALVNYFEKCVSINNKK, encoded by the exons ATGGCTGAATTCAATACACCAACGAGAGTAAAATGCAAAAGCAAAACGGATAATTCCGAATTAAATACTCCCATAAAAATACCAGCATCACCTTTCTTGCAACAGATAGGCTATGGCACGG GAGTCGCTGTGTACATGTTGGAAAGATCGCCAAAAGTAGGCCTTGCACGTTCACCTTGGGCAGTAAAAAAATGGCTAAAGGGAAGGAACAACGAAGTAAACAATGGGCGTCTTCGATTAGAAGCAGATGTTCTGCGACAATTGAATCATCCTAACATTGTCGGTTTCAGAGCCTTTACCACAGGAGTAGACGGAAAACCTTGCTTGGCTATGGAAGCATTGGATACATCACTTg GTGATAAGATAGAGGAAAGACGAGATCTTTTAGAGGATGAACCTTTCATAGCTAAGGATATTCTAAAAGTTGGTTTTGAAGTTGCAAAAGGGTTGAAGTATTTACATTATACAGCATACATATTACATGGAGATATAAAAAGTTGGAATGTTTTGGTATCCCATGATTTCAATGTTGTCAAATTGTGCGATTTTGGGAATGCTTTGCCATTGACAGAATCTTTAGAAATTGATACGTCAAAAGGCAACTTTTCTTATGTTGGAACAGAATGTTGGAATCCTCCTGAAATTGTACTTG AAGATGGACCAGTGACGAATGCTGCTGATATTTGGACATATGGTCTCACTCTTTGGGAAATGATATCTTTATCAATACCTCATAGTGAAGAGCTTGATGAAAATGAATCATTTGACTATTCAGTTACAGAGACAAATAATCAATTGGATGAGTCTAAATTTGACATGGATGAAAGTATTACTTTTCTCAAAGAAATAATGCCACGTACAAACAGTAAATATG GTACACGTCCAGCTTTACCTGCAATTGACTTGGGCAAAGAATATGAGAAgatacttgaaatatttttcatatgtacTACAgccaattataaattaagaccGAGTGCAAAAGCACTTGTAaactattttgaaaaatgcgtgagtattaacaataaaaaataa
- the LOC126848112 gene encoding syntaxin-1A-like, translating to MVRDRMPDLRASRSNSSTFGKGFLQEVHLQIAQNKKLKELLDEVEEIRILIQLIDKNVSIVKDLHNNILSHTNKDIQKELETRTSTISQTAFRVQQKLRDLRKDITAIDDLSIAIAQNGSIYTRIKILQYTTMMQIFSEIMEDYKSSLLKYHDKCLLLLQQQRSLIRRQITSEELDHMLDAQENSLFVDNILEDSKIARQQLSDIKSRHNDVLKLEKSLIEVKEMFGEIAFLVEKQGEQITNIEYFANKTTDNIDGGRIQLKKTEKRSHRYRKRKIKITIIVSLIIIIFLLFIIMSF from the exons ATGGTTCGTGATCGTATGCCCGATTTGCGTGCC AGTCGAAGTAACAGCAGTACCTTTGGCAAAGGGTTCTTGCAAGAAGTACACCTTCAAATAGCCCAAAATAAAAAGCTGAAGGAATTGCTCGACGAA GTCGAGGAAATACGCATATTGATCCAGCTTATAGACAAAAACGTTTCTATTGTAAAAGACTTGCACAATAATATTCTATCGCACACAAATAAGG ACATACAAAAAGAATTGGAGACACGCACGAGTACGATCTCGCAGACGGCTTTTCGCGTACAGCAAAAGTTACGAG ACttaagaaaagatattacaGCCATTGATGATTTGAGTATAGCTATAGCACAGAATGgatctatatatacaagaattaaaatattgcaatatacaactatgatgcaaatattttctgaGATTATGGAAGATTataaatcatcattattaaaatatcatgataAGTGTCTCTTGCTTTTGCAGCAGCAGCGTTCGTtaa TAAGACGGCAAATTACAAGCGAGGAATTGGATCATATGCTGGATGCCCAAGAAAATAGCTTATTTGTTgacaat ATTTTAGAAGACAGCAAAATTGCAAGACAGCAATTATCAGATATAAAGAGTAGACATAATGATGTTCTAAAATTGGAAAAGTCTCTCATAGAAGTCAAGGAAATGTTTGgagaaattgcatttttagtGGAAAAACAA ggGGAACAAATCACTAACATAGaatattttgctaataaaaCGACAGATAATATCGACGGTGGAcgtattcaattaaaaaagacagaaaaaagAAGTCACCGATATAGAAAg cGGAAGATCAAGATTACTATTATTGTAagtctgataataataatttttcttttattcatcattatgtcattttaa